A DNA window from Streptococcus parapneumoniae contains the following coding sequences:
- a CDS encoding LURP-one-related/scramblase family protein, translating to MKTFLVKQKFRLGGERFAIKDDRGEIAYQVEGSFFKIPKTFTIYDDNGEQVSQISKEILTLLPRFEIHLRDGSSFVIRKKLTFWRDKYEFDNLGLRIEGNIWDLNFKLLDDRDQLIAEIKKELFHLTSTYTVTVLEDAYADLVISLCVAIDYVEMLESQSH from the coding sequence ATGAAAACATTTCTTGTCAAACAAAAGTTTCGTCTTGGAGGCGAACGCTTCGCTATCAAGGATGACAGGGGAGAAATTGCCTATCAGGTAGAGGGATCATTTTTTAAGATTCCCAAAACTTTTACCATCTATGATGATAATGGTGAACAGGTCAGTCAGATTAGTAAAGAAATCTTGACCTTGCTACCTCGTTTTGAGATTCATCTTCGGGATGGCTCGAGTTTTGTCATTCGCAAGAAGTTGACCTTCTGGCGAGATAAGTATGAGTTTGATAATCTAGGTCTTCGTATCGAAGGCAATATCTGGGATTTGAATTTCAAATTGCTGGATGATCGCGATCAGCTGATTGCAGAAATTAAGAAGGAACTCTTCCATCTGACCTCTACCTATACCGTAACGGTTCTGGAGGACGCTTATGCAGATCTAGTTATTTCCCTCTGTGTAGCGATTGACTATGTGGAAATGCTGGAAAGCCAATCACATTAA